The following are encoded in a window of Manihot esculenta cultivar AM560-2 chromosome 8, M.esculenta_v8, whole genome shotgun sequence genomic DNA:
- the LOC110620752 gene encoding LOW QUALITY PROTEIN: E3 ubiquitin-protein ligase RZFP34 (The sequence of the model RefSeq protein was modified relative to this genomic sequence to represent the inferred CDS: inserted 1 base in 1 codon) → MGKYFCSKCNVFDDDENFFHCNRCGCCYSILLKDSHNCVEXSKDITVLPCGHTIHLECVKEMERHFQYACPVCSKSYCDMSRVWEKLDQEVASTPMPQMYENNMVWILCNDCGETSEVIFHIVAHKCLRCNSYNTRQTRGIPTSCSSGFEEM, encoded by the exons ATGGGGAAGTATTTTTGCTCCAAATGCAACGTCTTTGATGATGAT GAGAATTTCTTCCATTGTAATAGATGTG GATGTTGCTATTCAATCTTGTTGAAGGATTCACACAACTGTGTGG AGAGCAAAGATATTACTGTCTTACCTTGTGGACACACTATACATTTGGAGTGTGTTAAAGAGATGGAGCGGCATTTCCA GTATGCATGTCCTGTTTGCTCAAAGTCATACTGTGATATGTCTCGTGTGTGGGAAAAACTAGATCAAGAG GTTGCTTCAACACCTATGCCTCAAATGTATGAAAATAATATG GTTTGGATTCTTTGCAATGACTGTGGGGAAACATCGGAAGTGATTTTTCATATTGTAGCACACAAGTGTTTAAGATGCAATTCATACAATACGAGACAGACACGAGGAATTCCTACGTCTTGTTCATCTGGGTTTGAAGAGATGTGA
- the LOC110620750 gene encoding alpha carbonic anhydrase 7 isoform X2, whose protein sequence is MNQHRDHYLFFTAALIFVFLLLLLSCHAAQENEVEDEREFDYTPGSEKGPERWGELNKDWASCNSGNLQSPIDLSNRRVKVIRKSLRLKKNYKPFSSVLKNRGHDISLQWEAHNAGSIEINGNEYFLQQCHWHSPSEHSINGRRYDMELHMVHVNTDPNVKYNITVIGQLYKIGPPDVFLSKLLREISSMSDQKQEREMGVIDPRKIKMGGKKYYRYLGSLTVPPCTEAVIWTINSKDCIRRPS, encoded by the exons aTGAACCAACACAGAGATCACTACCTCTTCTTTACTGCTGCTCTAATCTTTGTCTTCCTCCTACTCCTCCTTTCATGTCATGCAGCTCAAGAAAATG AGGTGGAAGATGAGAGGGAATTCGATTACACTCCAGGGAGTGAGAAAGGACCAGAACGCTGGGGAGAGCTTAATAAAGACTGGGCTTCATGCAACTCTGGGAATTTGCAGTCTCCCATTGATTTGTCTAATCGAAGAGTTAAGGTTATCAGAAAGTCTTTACGACTCAAGAAGAACTACAAGCCTTTTTCTTCTGTACTCAAGAATCGAGGCCATGATATTTCG CTTCAGTGGGAGGCACACAACGCTGGATCAATAGAGATAAATGGGAATGAATACTTTCTGCAACAATGCCATTGGCACTCTCCTTCTGAACACTCCATCAATGGCAGGAG GTATGACATGGAGCTTCATATGGTCCATGTAAACACCGACCCAAATGTGAAATACAACATTACTGTAATTGGTCAATTATACAAGATTGGTCCACCAGATGTTTTCCTCTCCAAG TTGCTGAGAGAGATTAGTTCAATGAGTGATCAGAAACAAGAGAGAGAGATGGGAGTGATAGATCCAAGGAAGATCAAAATGGGTGGCAAGAAATATTACAGATATTTAGGTTCCCTCACTGTTCCTCCTTGCACTGAAGCTGTTATTTGGACCATAAACAGCAAG GACTGTATCAGAAGACCAAGTTAA
- the LOC110620750 gene encoding alpha carbonic anhydrase 7 isoform X1, producing MNQHRDHYLFFTAALIFVFLLLLLSCHAAQENEVEDEREFDYTPGSEKGPERWGELNKDWASCNSGNLQSPIDLSNRRVKVIRKSLRLKKNYKPFSSVLKNRGHDISLQWEAHNAGSIEINGNEYFLQQCHWHSPSEHSINGRRYDMELHMVHVNTDPNVKYNITVIGQLYKIGPPDVFLSKLLREISSMSDQKQEREMGVIDPRKIKMGGKKYYRYLGSLTVPPCTEAVIWTINSKIRTVSEDQVKALREAVHDHAERNARPVQPINKREIKLFGAEG from the exons aTGAACCAACACAGAGATCACTACCTCTTCTTTACTGCTGCTCTAATCTTTGTCTTCCTCCTACTCCTCCTTTCATGTCATGCAGCTCAAGAAAATG AGGTGGAAGATGAGAGGGAATTCGATTACACTCCAGGGAGTGAGAAAGGACCAGAACGCTGGGGAGAGCTTAATAAAGACTGGGCTTCATGCAACTCTGGGAATTTGCAGTCTCCCATTGATTTGTCTAATCGAAGAGTTAAGGTTATCAGAAAGTCTTTACGACTCAAGAAGAACTACAAGCCTTTTTCTTCTGTACTCAAGAATCGAGGCCATGATATTTCG CTTCAGTGGGAGGCACACAACGCTGGATCAATAGAGATAAATGGGAATGAATACTTTCTGCAACAATGCCATTGGCACTCTCCTTCTGAACACTCCATCAATGGCAGGAG GTATGACATGGAGCTTCATATGGTCCATGTAAACACCGACCCAAATGTGAAATACAACATTACTGTAATTGGTCAATTATACAAGATTGGTCCACCAGATGTTTTCCTCTCCAAG TTGCTGAGAGAGATTAGTTCAATGAGTGATCAGAAACAAGAGAGAGAGATGGGAGTGATAGATCCAAGGAAGATCAAAATGGGTGGCAAGAAATATTACAGATATTTAGGTTCCCTCACTGTTCCTCCTTGCACTGAAGCTGTTATTTGGACCATAAACAGCAAG ATAAGGACTGTATCAGAAGACCAAGTTAAAGCTCTCAGAGAGGCTGTCCATGAT CATGCAGAGAGAAATGCAAGACCAGTTCAACCAATCAACAAACGAGAGATCAAGCTCTTTGGAGCAGAGGGATAA